One window of Vibrio sinaloensis genomic DNA carries:
- a CDS encoding LuxR C-terminal-related transcriptional regulator — MIIKTKLYAPKPKLNFVFREGLGNKLEQINHTKLTLVSAPAGFGKSHLIAGWCSIYKGKFTWLSLDVNDKNTDTFFYYLVAAFREVDCTLAQEAWDLVQLSQGVSKESVIRSLLNELTYYENDVTLILDDYHLASSPEIDKIIDNFICLTPPNVHTVLITRSDPSISLARLRANGDLTEFRAADLRFTDEEAMELLKKTCSTKITEKEVTTVNSKTEGWAVGLQLFSLALNNNKHPNKVISALSGAHSYVIDYLTEQVLTGVNKSIRHFLRETYFLKEFSVDLCDFILDTESSEECIAYLDSNNVFLIPLDNERGWFRYHHLFSDVLRIHTPLTENRLQQLKWRAAVWLADRGRLADAVQYARDCGANKLLGLIEHHWPTARATSHDSLLLEWLASFDIESIKRFRVLAGYYGLALLPRNPEQGLYLINATRLFFEQSDKPLSENENTTLGVVNIGQAYVHAAQNNTKEVLGCVRSALNVLPMQEHVWRGSSRALEGIALWRDGDTSGAEYSLKAALADMDRSQDISAKITSRFLLGDFYYQFGWLNRSKTVVKSALEIIDQSRSYTIEGSADLYLLCSEIEFEQGNIEEALNLLDTARQFGTLGSMPETKYRYPLIEGRIALAENRIKDALKSLSDADTLYAEPPNPCHKPPLFWKAIVLLSQGNDELVRQQVHFSNSFYSNPFNYLVYALVQPNETDRVLDSIGKVSTHHTPPVIQFASKLVSAIKAESSGDKKLVEDILKQVALLVTENNSLMWLREIKVVSDLFIKYKIINQKQTPAVASSEALIESLSPKEEQVLLWLDTELSGPQIASKLFVSLNTLRTHTKNIYSKLGVNNRRAAVNKSRSLKLIP, encoded by the coding sequence ATGATTATAAAAACGAAACTATACGCACCTAAGCCCAAACTGAACTTTGTTTTCAGGGAAGGGCTAGGCAACAAGCTTGAGCAGATAAATCATACTAAACTAACTCTTGTATCAGCACCCGCTGGTTTTGGAAAATCACACTTAATCGCAGGCTGGTGCTCTATCTACAAAGGTAAATTCACTTGGTTGTCATTGGATGTAAACGATAAAAATACGGATACCTTTTTCTATTACTTAGTTGCTGCGTTTAGAGAGGTTGATTGCACTCTTGCTCAAGAGGCTTGGGACTTGGTCCAACTCAGTCAGGGGGTAAGTAAAGAAAGTGTAATTAGGAGTTTACTAAATGAGTTAACCTACTATGAAAATGATGTCACTTTGATATTAGACGATTACCATCTGGCAAGTTCACCTGAAATAGATAAAATCATAGACAACTTTATTTGTCTGACACCTCCCAATGTTCACACAGTTCTTATTACTCGTTCAGATCCTTCAATTTCACTGGCACGCCTAAGAGCGAATGGAGATTTAACTGAATTTCGTGCGGCAGATTTGAGATTTACCGATGAAGAAGCGATGGAACTTCTGAAGAAGACATGTTCTACGAAAATTACGGAGAAGGAAGTAACTACAGTAAATAGCAAAACTGAAGGTTGGGCAGTCGGTTTACAGCTTTTTTCTCTTGCGCTCAATAATAATAAGCATCCCAATAAGGTTATTTCTGCTCTCTCCGGTGCCCATAGCTACGTTATCGATTACTTGACAGAACAAGTACTTACGGGTGTAAACAAGAGCATCCGACATTTTCTACGTGAGACTTATTTCTTAAAAGAGTTCTCTGTAGATCTTTGTGATTTTATACTTGACACTGAAAGCAGTGAGGAGTGCATCGCTTACTTGGATTCTAATAATGTTTTTCTAATCCCCTTAGATAATGAGAGAGGGTGGTTTCGCTACCACCATCTTTTTTCAGATGTTTTACGTATCCATACCCCACTGACCGAGAACAGATTACAACAACTAAAATGGCGTGCTGCGGTATGGTTGGCTGACCGCGGGCGTCTCGCTGATGCAGTACAATATGCGCGCGACTGCGGTGCGAATAAACTGTTAGGGTTGATTGAACACCACTGGCCAACAGCACGAGCAACCTCTCATGATTCACTGCTGTTGGAATGGTTGGCTTCATTTGATATTGAAAGTATCAAAAGATTTCGTGTTTTGGCAGGTTATTACGGCTTAGCGTTGTTACCTCGGAACCCTGAACAAGGGCTTTACTTAATTAACGCTACGAGACTGTTTTTTGAACAAAGTGACAAACCATTATCTGAGAATGAAAACACTACTCTTGGCGTAGTCAATATTGGTCAAGCTTATGTTCATGCTGCTCAGAATAATACAAAAGAAGTTTTGGGCTGTGTCCGGAGTGCTTTGAATGTGTTGCCGATGCAGGAACATGTTTGGCGTGGTTCGTCAAGAGCTTTGGAAGGTATAGCATTATGGAGGGATGGAGATACTTCGGGAGCAGAGTATAGTCTTAAAGCGGCATTAGCTGATATGGATCGTTCACAAGATATCAGCGCTAAAATTACGAGTCGCTTTTTGCTGGGTGATTTTTACTATCAATTCGGTTGGCTGAACCGATCAAAAACTGTTGTAAAGTCTGCGCTAGAAATAATCGATCAAAGCAGAAGCTACACTATCGAGGGAAGTGCTGATTTATACCTCCTGTGTTCAGAGATAGAGTTTGAGCAAGGCAATATAGAGGAAGCTCTAAATCTACTTGATACTGCGCGGCAGTTCGGCACGCTAGGTTCGATGCCAGAGACAAAATACCGTTATCCATTAATCGAGGGTAGGATTGCGTTAGCAGAGAATCGTATCAAAGATGCATTAAAGAGTTTAAGCGATGCAGATACTCTATATGCTGAGCCACCAAATCCATGTCACAAGCCTCCCCTGTTCTGGAAAGCTATTGTTCTGCTTAGTCAAGGTAATGATGAGTTGGTAAGGCAGCAAGTACATTTTTCGAACTCGTTTTACTCAAACCCTTTCAACTATCTAGTCTATGCTCTTGTGCAGCCTAACGAAACGGATAGAGTATTGGACAGCATAGGTAAAGTGAGTACACACCATACACCCCCAGTAATACAGTTTGCGTCAAAACTCGTTTCGGCAATTAAGGCAGAATCCAGCGGAGACAAAAAGTTGGTCGAAGATATCTTAAAGCAAGTTGCCCTGTTAGTTACGGAAAATAATAGCTTGATGTGGTTGAGAGAGATAAAAGTTGTATCTGATCTCTTCATCAAGTATAAAATTATAAATCAAAAACAAACACCTGCCGTAGCCTCATCAGAAGCCCTAATCGAGTCTTTAAGTCCCAAAGAAGAACAAGTGTTGCTTTGGCTTGATACTGAGCTAAGTGGGCCACAGATCGCCTCGAAACTATTCGTTAGCCTAAATACACTAAGAACTCATACAAAGAATATTTACTCAAAACTTGGAGTCAATAACCGCAGGGCTGCGGTAAATAAATCGCGCTCACTCAAATTGATCCCTTGA
- a CDS encoding outer membrane protein: MNMKLTLLTISGLLFIPNSVVNAAGGYTSVKVLLGSKSLDSDWNKDDSMETIGLQSTYYPASLPLGIALDFYGSGNEDKINGVKIETTVGELNLGLRYSPTTIGGVVSPYLGGGLSYASAELEQMRNGAKTKYEDKGVGYWIGGGIEYLFTEHWSIGADIHYSNVDVELNGEKRDAGGVSWAATIGYRF, encoded by the coding sequence ATGAATATGAAACTCACTTTGCTAACCATTTCTGGTTTATTATTTATTCCTAATTCTGTCGTAAATGCTGCCGGGGGATACACGTCTGTAAAAGTATTGCTTGGTAGTAAGTCATTAGATAGTGATTGGAATAAAGATGATTCGATGGAAACGATAGGACTTCAATCCACGTACTATCCTGCCTCGCTACCTCTTGGTATTGCATTGGATTTTTACGGTAGTGGTAATGAAGATAAGATCAACGGTGTTAAAATTGAAACAACTGTTGGGGAGCTTAACCTCGGCTTAAGATATAGCCCAACCACTATAGGTGGCGTTGTCTCTCCATACCTAGGTGGTGGTTTAAGTTATGCCTCAGCAGAGTTGGAGCAGATGAGAAATGGTGCAAAAACAAAATACGAAGATAAGGGAGTAGGGTACTGGATTGGTGGGGGCATAGAGTACTTATTTACGGAACATTGGTCCATAGGAGCCGATATACATTACTCAAATGTTGATGTTGAGCTAAATGGAGAAAAGCGAGACGCTGGAGGGGTTAGTTGGGCTGCAACCATAGGATATCGGTTTTAG
- a CDS encoding methyl-accepting chemotaxis protein, giving the protein MKSLNFTKTTYILVGLFSSLTFVYMFRYGFSYTDFVINIVLVIMTLLFNRESLKTVVPYLLYSFVALHIHQAYGDVMLHFEVFILLACTTIYNDWKMVFHCLVAAAVHHLLFYYLQFSTTSGLFIFPPGSPFTMVIEHCLYAIFQASICIYGSLSLSQSLQKLEYVENTVDSMVQNDRLLLDVGLSNESDFEKKFNQIVLRLRELSDTQSTTMHSLSEVSSALMKDIDSINHELSSHAVNTELVATAVEELGTSFDTVTSSTSECSINAEKANQVSQNSLAEVEKCHAGLDQLTHLARDTQSIINRVTEDTRQISSVLETISNLSEQTNLLALNASIESARAGEAGRGFAVVADEVRQLAQRTDASLDHIKGSLSKLSTSVDTSTTQVTEMLKSASQVTELLDTLLDGYKHISTSVTSVNDEMYHVSSAVTQQNTALNQISSNMADLNTSSQSVTARMESQRQSINLLLSEMKILEEVSSKLVWK; this is encoded by the coding sequence ATGAAGTCTCTAAATTTCACTAAGACAACCTACATACTAGTAGGTCTTTTTTCTTCCTTAACCTTCGTCTATATGTTTCGTTACGGATTTTCTTACACTGATTTCGTAATCAATATCGTGTTAGTTATAATGACACTACTATTTAATCGTGAATCACTGAAGACCGTGGTTCCATATTTGCTATATAGTTTCGTTGCCTTACATATACATCAAGCATACGGTGACGTAATGCTGCACTTTGAAGTGTTTATATTGCTTGCATGTACAACAATTTATAATGATTGGAAGATGGTTTTCCACTGTTTGGTTGCAGCCGCAGTCCATCATTTACTTTTTTATTACCTTCAGTTTAGCACTACTTCAGGTTTATTTATTTTTCCTCCAGGAAGTCCGTTCACAATGGTGATAGAACATTGTCTATACGCTATTTTCCAAGCGAGTATATGTATTTATGGCAGCCTTTCACTCAGCCAAAGCTTACAAAAACTCGAGTATGTGGAAAACACGGTAGACAGTATGGTTCAAAACGACCGACTACTTCTTGATGTAGGGCTAAGTAATGAGAGCGATTTCGAGAAAAAATTCAATCAAATAGTTTTACGTTTAAGAGAACTGTCTGACACACAATCAACTACAATGCATTCTTTGTCCGAAGTCTCCAGTGCCTTGATGAAAGATATTGATAGTATTAACCACGAGCTTTCCTCGCATGCGGTTAATACAGAACTAGTTGCTACTGCTGTTGAAGAGCTAGGAACGTCGTTTGATACTGTTACGTCTTCAACTTCAGAGTGCAGTATTAACGCAGAAAAAGCTAATCAAGTCAGTCAAAATAGTCTTGCAGAAGTAGAAAAGTGTCACGCAGGTTTAGATCAGCTAACGCACCTCGCTAGAGATACGCAATCTATTATTAATAGAGTAACAGAAGATACTCGACAGATATCGAGTGTTCTAGAGACCATCTCTAACCTATCTGAACAAACCAACCTTTTAGCACTTAATGCTTCTATTGAATCAGCACGAGCAGGTGAAGCAGGGCGTGGTTTTGCTGTAGTTGCAGATGAAGTCCGCCAACTTGCCCAAAGGACAGACGCAAGCTTGGATCACATTAAAGGTTCACTTAGCAAATTATCCACAAGTGTTGACACATCAACAACACAGGTGACAGAAATGCTTAAGTCAGCATCGCAAGTTACCGAGCTTCTAGACACACTACTCGATGGCTATAAACACATATCAACTAGTGTCACTAGTGTTAACGATGAAATGTATCATGTTTCTTCTGCAGTCACTCAACAAAACACCGCGTTAAACCAAATAAGTAGTAACATGGCTGATCTCAACACTAGTTCACAAAGTGTTACTGCTAGAATGGAATCACAACGACAGTCTATCAACCTTTTACTCAGTGAAATGAAAATATTGGAGGAAGTAAGCAGCAAACTCGTATGGAAATGA